The following DNA comes from Miscanthus floridulus cultivar M001 chromosome 5, ASM1932011v1, whole genome shotgun sequence.
GACAGCGGAAGTTCATTGAGCGGCTACGCTAGGAGGGTACCAGTCATCACAGTAACAGCTTCGCCCTGAATTCGCACTCTCCTGCCTGCAGCTTCTAACTCCAGGTATAGTATTCCACTCCGTGGAGATGCCTGGTGACACAAGAATGAATTCAAAAACCAATCTGATGATTCATCAAGGAAATACTAAAGTGTTGCAAAAACATACTTGAAATGCCGTCAGTTTGTGTTTCCCCAGCTTCCCGCCCCAATAAGGTGCTAAGACACAATGCACACTGCCACAAACGGGATCCTGTCAAAACATAGTTATTAGAGGGTTAGGCTGTAGTAGGAATTTTGTAAAACTAACACAGGAGAGAAATCAAAACAGAATTTTCCTAAACCGTCGGGACCAGGAGAACCGGACATTGTACCAGACACAAACATTTGtaattcactactacaaaaatagtAGATTTTTTTCAATAAATGCAGCAATAAGAAATTCCGATTCCATGATAACATATTCTCTGAGGTAAAGAATGTTATGTATAAACAAGAACAGTGAAACCAGACTTGTAAGGTGCTTAGTGCCTTATTAGAAGGATGGAATGTGATTGTATCATGATACAGAATAGCTATTCTGATAGATTATTCTCCATGCACAGAATATGTATGGCTTCTGGTTAAGGATCAATATGCATCTCTAATTGAGAAAAAGGAAGCCGCAAGAATATAGGTATGTGGTGTTTACTACATGCATGTAGTCAAAATTCATAGTAGACAGGCAGGAAAATAAAGCATTCACGAGGTACCATAAAGGTACATCATGAGAACAGTCACAAATTCTCCTATATATATTTGATACTAAAATGTATAATACTCCAATTTAAGTTTATGTTAAGCAATCTTAGCTCCCCCAATGTATATATTTTGGACAAAGAGTATGACATCACCTCAGGTATCCCAAATTTTGGGCAGAAAAAACGTGTGAAGAAGTCATAACCAGATCCAGCAGGCGCTGGCCCTGTAACAATAATTCCTCCACCAGAACACATTTTAATTTCATGAATGTTAGGAATGATATCAGCAACCTCTTTTCCTGATGAAAGCTCCACCTGAAAGCAAAATCAGATTTTCTTGTGATGAGTTACCTGAACAAACTGAACTCCCTCATTATCAGCTACCACTCTTATTTATCTTTGTTTCATTGCTTCTATGTAAACTTTATGCAGCCTACAAATAATTTTAGTGCTGTTGTACGTAGGATTATCATGTTCTTGAAAATTTGTTTGGAATCTTTCCATCCATTTTCATGTTGGTAAATTTTGGATATAATGCTTGGGCATCAAAGTGCATTACTAGGCAGTAGGCAGGCACCTACATCAGTAGCATTAGAAAATCTAGACATTTCATCAGTAGCATTAGAAAATCTAGACATTTCAAGCAGGAAAGTAAGGAGCTCCTAAATCTAGTCCCATTTAGTCACTTTTTAcccaaacactatgactaaatgagactaaaagggctttagtcctctctagcAACTCTGGAGTGACTAAATGGAACTAAACCATTTAGGAGGGACTAAATTTAGCAACTAgcaatccaaacagggcctaaaataAGGATTAGGAGAACTACAATGAGGTCATCAGCGGTCGTTGACTTGTGAACGCTGACAATGGAGGCTCCGTTCAGCGTCTCGGGGATGGACGGCAGCTCAGAAGGATGGCAATCAACGAGGTCAATCATGGGGAAATCCAGCTCAATGAACAGTTTCCCCTCGCCTGACACGCCCGTACTCTCCGGCGCAGCAACCTTTTTGGCGGTAAGAATCCCCGACTTGGTCGAGAACTCGATGAGCGCCTCGGGCTCCGCGAGGACGGATGTGAAGAGGAAGTGGGCGGAGGCCAGCGTCGCGTGGCCGCAGAGCTCCACCTGGAACGGCGTCACGAACGCCCGTgtcaagagaagactcaagaccGAATTACGCGCAACCGTGCGACGATGAGTCGGGTGGCTACCTCAGCGGCGGGGGTGAACCATCGGAGCTGGAACCGCGGGGCGGCGCCGGCCGCGGAGGAGTCCCGGAGGAGGAAGGCGGTCTCGGAGAGGTTGAACTCGGAGGCGACGGACTGCATCCACCGCTCGTCAGCGGCCTTGGCGGCGTCCTCGAGGAGGCACACCGCGGCGGGGTTGCCCTTGAACGGCTCCGCCGTGAAGGCGTCCACCTGCGACGACCACGGCGACGATGTCAGGCCTCCTGCGAGGGAGATAAGAAAAGGTAGTATCGCTGCAAGAGAGTACAGAGCAGTATTACTGACCACTGCGTACTGGATGCCATTCTTGCCCATTCCTGCGACGAAGAAACAGCTCCGGGCTCCTGGGCTATGGCCGCCGCCGGCTGCTGCTCCTGGCTATTTCCTATGCCTGTCTTCTAAAGGTCGAACGGGTTAGCCGTCTGCTTTTTGTATGCATGATGATATAAAGCACGACTGCACGAGTGAGTGCGTTGTGGTGACTGCTGAATGTTGCGATCAGCAGTGACGACATCGAGATTGTCGCCTCTCGAAAATGTACTGAAATAGGATAACAACTACAGGGTCACTGGGGACTACCGGAATTCTCAGAGGGAATTGAACTGCATCACTGATTTGAGAGCCATGAAATGCCCTGGCTCCCTGGGCATCATACCAAATCCACAGACAATTGAAGCCAATGTAAACAGAAAACAATGCACACACTGAACATCGATTAATTCATTCCAGAAAAACCGAGGTCATACACTCTGATTCCTTAGTCTGGGCGCAGTGTATCTAAAACTTCTTACACGGGTCGTAAGAGATTTAAATTATTCGCGGCTGCAGAGGAGGTATGCCGCACAAACTGAAGATAGTCGAAGTTCATTGAGAAGCTCAGATCTGGTCCAGGATCACCTCTGCACCAGAAACCTTAAAGTCGGACGGTGCTTCCTCAACATTGAAAGACTTGATCTTACCATTGTCAACAAAGGCAGACCACCTAAAAAATGACAATGTTGTCAAGATTTAGACCAGAAGACAGAAACCAAGCATAAGATGTATTGTCATTACTCATAAGCACTAGATATTAAGCATACTTTCCTTGCTTAATGGGGAAATGTAAAAGATACTCTTTGTCTAAGAACGGTTGTTATCATGTCAGACTGGGATGTCTTCTATAGTATTATGAACCTAGTGAAATGAAAGCAACACTAAACCAAATGGCATGTGGTTCTGCTGACAAGGGCATGGCtggaaataaattacataaaggGTGCAAAGACATTCAACTAAACAAGGACAAATTTGTCAGAACTCAGAAGACAAAGGAGCTTTACTAATCAGGCAGTGTGATAAGTAACTCAGTATTAAACTACGTAACACCATCCTTCAAACTGTAATATAAGGGCAGAAGTTTAAGAATGACTGCAAGTTGAGTCCATTAACCTGTGAGAACGGCGGCCAAGCAAAGCAGCAGAAAGGTCTATCTCCAAATCCAAGCTTTTGTGGAAACTCCCATCAAAGTCACCATAGAACTCAATCTATATTTTCCAATCATTGCatataggaaaaatatgaatatgCATATGATCTCAAGGGAATTAATATAAAGTTACAAATAACTAGCAACTGCACATACTCAAatttgcagttttttttttttgttaagatcATAAGATGATACATCTGAAACATGTTTCCCATAAGTTTGACATCTAAATTAGATCATTCAATCATTCATCAGTACAGAGAAATTGGGGTGAGCTTTACGAGACATGACATGAAATTAGCATTTGGTAGTTTTATGCACCAAGGTGAACGGAGTGCAGCAGAAGTATAAAAAAGCACCACATCTGATGTAGAGTCTCAATAATTTAGGGGTGTGACTCGGCATATTAGGTGGGAAAACAAGGAAAACATCACAGGTTGACTGCATATAGGACAATTGTCAATAGTAAGGAATTACTGAGGAGGATAGGATGGGAATATAATGACGACAAACATTTATGTAGTTGAGAACACCAAATAAGTAATAACACTTGACAGCAAAAGGCAGATAGTCCTATCACTATCACAATGATAATAGCACAATACTTGGATACATACATTATGTACCCTCATTATATCTCAGATTCTCTGCTAAAATGGTAATCCTGTGAAGAATAAAGATTACAGGGTAGTTACTTACTGCATCTTTAGCCTCTAGCTTTTCTGCCCATCCATTCAGGACATACGGATCATTCACAGCTACACAGATAACAGAGTCGATCCCTTTTGCTTTCAACTTGTCAATATTGTTCTTGTAACTAGGAACATGCGCTTGTGAACAAACCCCTGTATATGCACCCTGGAATAAATTCAAAAGATAGTTGCCAAACCATACAGTCATTAGATCATTTGAAGTGAGAGAATTCTGCCTTTCAGAATAAAAGATGGAGAAAGACAATAAAAGGAATAATACCAAAGGTGGAAATATACAAATTCCAATGGAATGGATCACCAAGGAAACAACAATGACTAGAAACTCTGGGAGTAGTGTGGATGTGTTACAATGTTTTCTCATGGCTTAGAAAATGAAACATGGATCCTGTGGTGCCCATAtaagattgttttttttttaaagtaaTGGCACGatctctgcctttcaattaagaagaATACGATTGGCCTAGTTTATAAGGGAAACCAGGCCTAAAAACCTTACATAGGCACATCTTAAAACACAGAAAATACCCATATAAGATTGTGATTGTCCTTTGAGTATCATCGAGTACACATACCTATCTTATTGCCCTATCAGATGAGACGAATGAAATGTACTGTAATGTTTTCTCCTAGGCATCAGAGATGAACATCTCTAGTTTGTAGAAACGCCATCCAATGTATAAGATACAGCATTCAGATTTCACCATGGTCACTAAAACAACATAACTTCCCATTACCAATTCCTACGTCTATTTCCCAAATTAACGTCCTATAGCAAAAAAACACACCCATAATCAACGTTCTACTGAGGCATCCCTAATCCCCTAATGTAAATTCAGGCCTAGCAAACCTAACGAAACAATTCCGCACCAATGTAAACAACTGTCTCATCTAGCGACCCTAAAATGGCCAAACATCTACATGGAGAGCAGAATGGAAGCAGTGGAGAGGGGAACTTACGGGCAAGCCGAAGATGACCACCTTCTTCCCCTGCGAGCACAAGGACAGCAAGCAAAGAGGTAAACACAACTAAATTGGCCGGTATGGACTATATAGCAGAAGAAGACATAGGCGGAGCAGCGCTGCGCACGTAGAAGATGTCCTTGAGAGGCGTGGTGGCGAACTTGGTGGCGACGCCCTCGTCCCAGGACCGCGCCTTCTGCAGCGATACGCCGGGCACGGCCGAGACGATGTCGGACCCCACCGACGCGAAGCCCCTCGCCGCGCCCcatagcgccgccgccgccgtggagcGCCCGCCCTCCTCGCCAGCGTCGCCGCCATGGATtccttttcctcttctttttctcTCTCCCACAATAGCCACTCCAGTCTCAGGTGCGAGATGGGATCAGACAACCAAAAAAAGTCACAACTATCCTCGAGATTAGCAGTAGCAGGTTAAGCCACTGCTCTTAATTGTAATTTGAGAACTCTCTTATTCTTAAATATCTACTTTCTTTACATTTACTATAACAAAAGCCTTTCAGCCTATTCGTCAgccagtgttttcctctcacagtaaaccagcaccagccggacttatcaccccagaaaccaaccagcgaacaggccgtttaAATAAAAACCATCAAATCCATTTGAGTAGACGTTGGACGTGTGGGACCTACTCATCATTTGGCCATATATATCACCGTTCCAATCAACTAGGCTGTCACGAGAGAGGGCGAAGAGCACCGGGGCACGGGACCTCGGCAAGGTCAAGTGCCTTGCAAGGACGAGAGGAGCTGCATTGAATGGACCTGACCAGAACGGACAGTAAGGACGTCCGAGAGGATAACCTCACCAGGCCGAGGGGTTTCGCCAGAGGAGCCACGACAGGAGAGGAGAATAGGGCTGCAATGCAGGAGTGAGTTGGTGGGGAGAAAATTTTCTTGGCAATGTAGCTTCTTACGCACCCATGGGAGATGGGGCTAGAGTGGAGATTTGAGGGTCTTCACAAAATAGGAACTTGAGTTAGGACTCTATTGGATTAAGGTTTTTTCTCTGGCACAAAAAATAGAGTACGAGCTCTATTTAGAGTCCATGTTAGAGATGCTCTGTTTGTCCCTTAACTAAAAACGTTTGGCCTGCCCGACTACACTTTTTGGCATGGCTGCAGCTGCTATGGCTGCTTGTGCACCACATCTATTAATTTTGCTTCACAGtgctctgcaacagctgctgcacAATGCTGCAAAGAGCACAGCCGAGCATTGTTTTTCACCATAGACGGTTTAGACACATGTTTCAACTACATGACACCACTTTAATCTCAAGAAGAGTAAATCAACTACCTTGAAAATCCTTTATTTTGGAAAAATGATACATCTTTATTTGCAGAGTACATGAGAAATTCAATGTCCTATGGTGAAAAAAGAATTATGATGTGTTCCCAATCTTATCTCTGATGGTTAGAGATTTCGTAGCTACCCCAGTGAGCACAGTGTCATCAGAGTCTGCTTTTAGTGCCTTCGGAAAAGAGTACGAAAAAAATCCCTGCACGAAAGTCCCATCATCCTTGGGTTGTCACTGTGCGTAACACATCTAATTGGAAGCAGAGTTTTTTAAGAAAGCTCTAAGCCATCTCATCCTTCGGCCTAGCTTTTTCATTTCTTCCCTCAATCAATAGATTCTGCCCTCTGCTGCTTCCCTCAACTCATTCCATTAATGTTGTTTCATTCCCCACAAAAGAATTTAGTCTAAAATACCAAAAAGCAGCTTGCCGGAGAAAAACGAAGCCTTAGAAATTGACTTCAATTGGTTCACGATGTGGTTGAACTCGCCGGATCTATTCATTTTGGTATTTTAGTGTTTTTAATGGATTAGAAAATCTTTCTTTTGATAAAGACATCTAGATAGAAGTCAGGGAATTTCTGGCAATGTCTAGCGGTTCGAATCTATCCAATCTTTATCTTTTTGCTCAAAGAACCTACCCTGATTTCAGAAAAAATAGAGAAGCATTCCTAATTATTTTAGCTGAAATAAGTGTAACAGCCTTGAACAACCTGTTCTTCCTGAATACCCTGATTCAAGCCCGTCCCGTGTGGAGCCCCCCTTACGGCATAATTTTTCTTGCATTTTTGTTTTTTTCGCTCAAACTCAAAGGGGAAACCGGAAAACGCGTATAGTAGTCTCATTGGCCAGCGGCGAGGGTGCCAACTCTTACGAGATCTCACCCCGCATCCGCCAATATATTTCCGAAAAGTCGAAAACTGCATGGTGACTTGGAAGAGCCGGTTTACATCTCCATTTTCATAAAAAGGGTGGTTTGGTTGAAGATCAAATCCCACGTACGAGCGAGCGCAGAAAGCGAAAGTAATTCCCTTTTTGAATGGCAGTTCCAAAAAAACCCACCCTAGTTCATCGAATAGTGAGACTGTTCATTTTTGTCGGAAGGATTCTAGGGAAAAACTGAACATCGCTTGCTCTAGAGACACTTGAAGCGTTAATTTGTGTGAAGGATTGGCTTTTTGGGTTCAGTGACGAAGAGGAAGGTAAATTTGTTGCCTCTGAACTTTATTTGTTGCACATGAACTGAATAATAACTATTTTTCTTGTTCATCAATGTAGGTGAGCAGCTGACCGGAGAATGTATGTTCACTTTagatgatgaggaagatgattAGTGCTACAACCATGTGGTATGTTTCTTGCCCTGCAGGTATTTtatctattttcaattgattGTGGTATGCATGAAATGGTAGTGTCCAGCGTCAACGAAAACAAACACTATTGGATTGTGGTATACCATGAAATGAAGTTTGAACACACTACGATATTCATCATTGTCTAGTAAGCATGCTGCTTGGTTTGGCCTGGACAATCCAGACTCTGCCTAGTTAAGTTTTTGCTTTTTCTGTTTGGCCAGTTACTACTGCTTTGCTTGCTTACGACCACACATTAACGGAGGCTTAGTCTTGTCTATGTTTGTATAAGACCAGTCTCAATGGAAATGTTATGGAAGATTTCGTATGTCTAGGCCACTTTTTATCCGCATCGTTGAGTCTTTAGGCCAATGGTCTGATTACTTCACTCTAAGGGTGGATGCCCTTAATCGGCAATGTCTCACTCCACTACAGAAGTGCAGCTGCGGCTATTCGCCAGTTTGCTATTGGCAGTGCTTGCGGATGAACTAGATGAATACTTGAAGATTGGAGAAACTACTGCAATGGAGGCAATATGAAGAATTTTGTCAAAGGTGTTAGAGCTATATTTGGTGAACGGTATTTGAGGCTGCCCCACTATGGAGGATACTGAGCCAGTCTACTCAAACTTGGTGAGAGATGAGGTTTTCCTGGTATGTTCGGTGGCATTGACTGCATGCATTGACAATGGGAAAGATGGCCAACTGCATGGAAGGGTCAGTTCATTCATGATGATCAGAAAGTGTCGACTGTTGATTCTTGAGGCCAGTGGAATCACATGATCTTTGGATTTGGCATGCGTTCTTTGGAGTTGCGGGTTCTAACAATGATATTAATGTTTGAACAAATGTACTCTATTTATTAAAGAGCTAAAAGGACAAGCTCCTAGAGTCCAATACATGGTCAATGGGAATCAACACATCTTAGGGTACTATCTTGCTGATGGAATATACCCATAATGGGTTGTACTTGTGAAGTCAATACGTATGCCCATTACTGACAAGGACAAGTTGTATGCACAGCAGCAAGAAGGGGCAAGAAAGGATATCAAAAGAGCCTTTGGTGTATTGCGTCGTCGATTTTGCATTTTAAAACGAACCTACTCGTCTATATGACCGAGATCAACTCCATGACGTTATGCTAGCTTGCATCATACTTCACAATATGATAGTTGAAGATGAAAAGGAAGAGGACACTAAAGATAATCTAGATCTGAATGTGGCTCCCAGTTCAGCGTCTATTGAAGAACCTAGAATTCTCTCCTGATCAGTATG
Coding sequences within:
- the LOC136449788 gene encoding uncharacterized protein — its product is MGKNGIQYAVVDAFTAEPFKGNPAAVCLLEDAAKAADERWMQSVASEFNLSETAFLLRDSSAAGAAPRFQLRWFTPAAEVELCGHATLASAHFLFTSVLAEPEALIEFSTKSGILTAKKVAAPESTGVSGEGKLFIELDFPMIDLVDCHPSELPSIPETLNGASIVSVHKSTTADDLIVELSSGKEVADIIPNIHEIKMCSGGGIIVTGPAPAGSGYDFFTRFFCPKFGIPEDPVCGSVHCVLAPYWGGKLGKHKLTAFQASPRSGILYLELEAAGRRVRIQGEAVTVMTGTLLA